From Pseudomonas sp. CCI4.2, one genomic window encodes:
- a CDS encoding DUF4123 domain-containing protein has protein sequence MSYLADTQKNATNLTGDQQNNLLKLSFPNQWISEQTRLARPTYLILNSDGEQENLQALLTQQPTPEHINVYSQTPISSMAAGPFIFKISSTIRPLLTSLLATPECNWGWLVSCKGDQIAAMADHWRARIIIGQRPEQSLYRFHDNRVIARALNHLELESLPQYLGPIAGLCYWNGQDWAAEENPSPGIYPVPANPAWLTVPVPAKSLRAVLRHNIELYLRGKHALETYELEQSMPVSDWLDIQLDMAEQWGWAAPEKLLFLITQRLKEEKGKIIQDWLPLQGEAPQLHFDRLYKEAEYWCDEKLQ, from the coding sequence ATGTCTTATCTGGCCGATACCCAAAAAAACGCCACAAATTTAACGGGGGACCAACAAAATAACCTTTTAAAACTCTCGTTCCCCAATCAATGGATCTCCGAGCAGACTCGACTCGCGCGCCCGACGTATTTGATTCTTAACTCAGATGGTGAACAGGAAAATCTCCAAGCGCTACTGACCCAGCAACCCACACCAGAGCACATTAATGTCTACAGTCAAACACCCATAAGCAGCATGGCGGCAGGACCGTTCATCTTCAAAATCAGCAGCACAATTAGGCCGCTGCTCACTTCATTGCTCGCAACCCCCGAGTGCAACTGGGGCTGGCTGGTCAGCTGCAAAGGCGACCAGATTGCGGCCATGGCCGACCATTGGCGCGCACGCATTATCATCGGCCAACGGCCTGAGCAATCGCTGTACCGATTCCACGACAACCGCGTGATCGCGCGGGCATTGAACCATCTTGAACTTGAATCACTGCCCCAATACCTCGGACCAATCGCTGGCCTTTGCTATTGGAATGGACAGGACTGGGCTGCGGAGGAAAATCCGAGTCCTGGTATCTACCCGGTGCCGGCAAATCCGGCTTGGCTGACGGTTCCGGTGCCGGCAAAGAGTTTGAGGGCAGTCCTGCGTCACAATATTGAACTCTATCTTCGTGGGAAACATGCTCTAGAGACATACGAACTGGAACAAAGCATGCCTGTCAGTGATTGGTTAGATATACAACTAGACATGGCAGAGCAGTGGGGATGGGCTGCGCCGGAGAAGTTGCTGTTTTTAATAACGCAACGCCTCAAAGAAGAGAAAGGAAAGATTATTCAAGACTGGCTCCCACTACAGGGCGAGGCGCCGCAGTTGCATTTTGATCGGCTTTATAAAGAAGCGGAATATTGGTGCGATGAGAAATTGCAGTAA
- a CDS encoding IclR family transcriptional regulator, with the protein MTEDTIKRRARGLDRAFDILDFLKEKGTPLRPNEIATGISSPKSTVYELVSSLLERRILETVGKDGHVYLGRQLYFLGQAHLRHFDFTREAETSLAEIVSQTRETAQMCLLNGRKYTVALMKEGERHFRISSDIGENAPIPWTASGRLLLNHLSDQEISDLIDPDDYVLPSGELLPMDTFLREIRQAGEDGFFSFDSVADTFTHCFAAPVKDERGICVATLCIVAPRADAKNNYSDYRRVLIDSANGLARRVNE; encoded by the coding sequence ATGACCGAAGACACCATCAAACGTCGGGCCAGAGGGCTGGATCGAGCGTTCGATATCCTCGACTTTCTCAAAGAGAAAGGCACGCCGTTGCGCCCGAATGAAATCGCAACCGGTATTAGCAGCCCAAAATCGACGGTTTATGAACTGGTCAGCTCGCTGCTTGAACGGCGGATTCTGGAGACCGTGGGCAAGGACGGGCATGTCTACCTTGGCCGTCAGCTGTACTTTCTCGGCCAAGCGCATTTGCGGCATTTCGACTTCACCCGTGAAGCGGAGACGTCACTGGCCGAGATCGTCAGCCAAACCCGTGAGACGGCGCAAATGTGCTTGCTCAACGGGCGTAAATACACCGTGGCGTTGATGAAAGAAGGCGAGCGGCATTTTCGTATTTCCTCAGACATCGGCGAAAACGCGCCGATTCCCTGGACGGCGTCCGGGCGCCTGTTGCTCAATCACTTGAGCGACCAGGAGATCAGCGACCTTATTGACCCCGATGATTACGTGCTGCCTAGCGGAGAGTTGCTGCCCATGGACACCTTTCTGCGGGAAATTCGTCAGGCGGGTGAAGACGGTTTTTTTTCCTTCGACAGCGTGGCCGACACCTTCACCCATTGCTTCGCCGCGCCGGTCAAGGACGAGCGGGGCATCTGCGTCGCTACCTTGTGCATCGTCGCCCCGCGTGCGGATGCCAAAAACAATTACAGCGATTACCGTAGGGTGCTGATCGACAGCGCCAACGGTCTTGCGCGCCGAGTCAACGAATAG
- a CDS encoding amino acid ABC transporter ATP-binding protein, which produces MTATHTATAPALLSIEGLHKSYGAVEVLKGVDLHMQRGNVVTLIGSSGSGKTTLLRCVNLLEEFQGGRIRLDGQDIGYSDVDGKRVRHAEKVIAQHRSMTGMAFQQFNLFPHLSALQNVTLGLLKVKKLPKDEAVALAEKWLERVGLLDRRNHFPGQLSGGQQQRVAIARAIAMNPSLMLFDEVTSALDPELVGEVLSVIKGLAEEGMTMLLVTHEMRFAYEVSDQIVFMNQGRIEEQGPPKALFEQPKSARLSEFLKNIRF; this is translated from the coding sequence ATGACAGCGACACACACTGCTACTGCCCCAGCGTTGCTGAGCATCGAGGGGCTGCATAAATCCTATGGCGCGGTCGAGGTGCTCAAAGGCGTTGACCTGCACATGCAGCGCGGCAACGTCGTGACCCTGATTGGCTCAAGTGGTTCGGGCAAAACCACCTTGCTGCGCTGCGTCAATTTGCTCGAAGAGTTTCAAGGCGGCCGTATCCGTCTCGATGGCCAGGACATCGGCTACAGCGATGTCGATGGAAAACGTGTCCGCCATGCCGAAAAAGTCATTGCCCAGCATCGGTCCATGACCGGTATGGCGTTCCAGCAATTCAACCTGTTCCCGCACCTCAGCGCCTTGCAGAACGTCACCCTGGGCTTGCTCAAAGTGAAAAAACTGCCCAAGGACGAAGCGGTGGCACTGGCCGAAAAGTGGCTGGAACGGGTGGGCCTGCTGGATCGGCGCAATCACTTTCCGGGGCAACTGTCAGGCGGTCAGCAACAGCGCGTGGCGATTGCCCGAGCGATTGCGATGAACCCGAGCCTGATGCTGTTTGATGAAGTCACCTCGGCACTCGATCCAGAACTGGTCGGCGAAGTGCTGAGTGTGATCAAGGGCCTGGCCGAGGAGGGCATGACCATGTTGCTGGTCACCCATGAAATGCGGTTCGCGTACGAAGTGTCGGACCAGATTGTCTTCATGAATCAAGGCCGCATCGAAGAACAGGGCCCGCCCAAAGCATTATTCGAACAACCCAAGTCGGCGCGCTTGAGTGAGTTCCTTAAGAACATCCGTTTTTAG
- a CDS encoding sugar kinase translates to MSELISHHHPRIALIGECMIELQQHANGTLQQSFGGDTLNTAVYMARMLGGTSQVDYVTALGDDSFSDAMCQVWADEQIGLSRVQRLPGRLPGLYCIQTDANGERRFLYWRNEAAVRDCFTTPAAEPILAALVEYDVLYFSGITLAVLGEQGRARLLSVLIDARARGARVAFDNNYRPRLWASVEQAREAYRAVLPHVDLALLTEDDEHALFGYTDSEQLLSVYRDLSISEVVVKRGANSCLVECQGERFEIPAHRVTRVVDTTAAGDSFSAAYLAQRLKGGSPEQAAQAGHRLASLVIQHPGALIPKSVMPMPLRIDS, encoded by the coding sequence ATGAGCGAATTGATCAGTCACCATCACCCCCGCATCGCCTTGATCGGCGAATGCATGATCGAACTGCAACAGCACGCCAACGGCACGCTGCAACAAAGTTTCGGCGGCGACACCTTGAACACCGCGGTGTACATGGCGCGCATGCTTGGCGGCACGTCCCAGGTGGATTACGTCACCGCGCTGGGCGACGACAGCTTCAGCGATGCAATGTGCCAGGTGTGGGCTGACGAACAGATCGGCCTGAGCCGGGTGCAACGTCTGCCGGGACGTTTGCCAGGGCTGTATTGCATCCAGACCGATGCCAACGGCGAGCGACGGTTTTTGTACTGGCGCAATGAAGCAGCCGTACGCGATTGTTTTACCACGCCGGCCGCCGAGCCGATTCTGGCGGCGCTTGTGGAATACGACGTGCTGTATTTCAGCGGCATCACCCTGGCGGTATTGGGCGAACAAGGCCGGGCGCGGTTGCTGTCGGTGTTGATCGACGCCCGCGCTCGGGGCGCCCGAGTAGCGTTTGACAACAACTACCGGCCGCGACTCTGGGCCAGCGTCGAACAGGCTCGCGAGGCCTATCGGGCGGTACTGCCCCACGTCGACCTGGCATTATTGACCGAAGACGACGAACACGCCTTGTTCGGCTATACCGACTCGGAACAACTGCTGTCGGTGTATCGGGACTTAAGCATTAGCGAAGTAGTGGTCAAGCGCGGGGCCAACAGCTGCTTGGTGGAATGCCAGGGCGAACGCTTCGAAATCCCGGCGCACCGAGTGACTCGGGTAGTAGACACCACCGCAGCCGGCGATTCATTCAGCGCCGCGTATTTGGCCCAACGGCTCAAAGGCGGCAGCCCGGAACAAGCCGCGCAGGCCGGGCATCGGCTGGCCAGCCTAGTGATTCAACATCCTGGGGCGTTGATCCCCAAAAGCGTGATGCCCATGCCATTACGTATTGATTCGTAA
- a CDS encoding amino acid deaminase translates to MSFATAELNATPVQKGAAAPGDSLVCDVSLPALVIHQQALDHNIRWMQAFVSNSGAELAPHGKTSMVPALFRRQLDEGAWGITLATAVQTRAAYAHGVRRVLMANQLVGTPNMALIADLLDDSMFDFHCMVDHPDNVAALGEYFGGRGLRLNVMIEYGVPGGRCGCRTEQEVLALAESIAAQPALALTGIEGYEGVIHGDQAIAGIKAFAASLVRLAVELQDKSAFALTRPIVTASGSAWYDLIAEAFDAQAVRERFLSVLRPGSYVVHDHGIYKDAQCCVLDRRSELSEALRPALEVWAHVQSMPEPGFAVIAMGKRDVAYDAGLPNPLRRYRAGVVPAQGDDVSACSVTAVMDQHAFMTVAPGCELKIGDIISFGTSHPCLTFDKWRSGCLVDENLQVIETLHTCF, encoded by the coding sequence ATGAGTTTTGCAACGGCCGAATTGAACGCTACCCCAGTGCAAAAGGGTGCTGCTGCGCCGGGCGATAGCCTGGTTTGCGACGTCAGCCTGCCCGCGTTGGTGATTCATCAGCAGGCGTTGGACCATAACATTCGCTGGATGCAAGCCTTCGTCAGCAACAGCGGCGCCGAGTTGGCGCCTCACGGCAAAACCAGCATGGTTCCGGCGTTGTTTCGCCGGCAACTGGACGAGGGCGCTTGGGGCATCACCTTGGCCACCGCCGTGCAGACCCGCGCCGCTTATGCGCATGGCGTGCGCCGGGTGTTGATGGCGAATCAACTGGTCGGGACGCCGAACATGGCGTTGATCGCGGATTTGCTCGATGACTCGATGTTTGATTTCCACTGCATGGTCGATCACCCAGACAATGTTGCAGCGTTGGGCGAATACTTCGGCGGACGCGGCCTGCGCCTGAACGTAATGATCGAATACGGCGTGCCCGGCGGCCGTTGTGGCTGCCGCACCGAGCAAGAAGTGTTGGCGTTGGCTGAATCCATCGCCGCCCAACCGGCGCTGGCGTTGACCGGAATCGAAGGCTACGAAGGCGTGATTCATGGTGACCAGGCCATTGCCGGCATCAAAGCCTTTGCCGCGTCCTTGGTGCGCTTGGCGGTTGAGTTGCAGGACAAAAGCGCGTTTGCGTTGACTCGGCCCATCGTCACCGCATCCGGCTCAGCGTGGTATGACCTTATCGCCGAAGCCTTCGACGCCCAAGCGGTTCGCGAACGATTTCTCAGCGTGCTGCGTCCCGGCAGTTACGTGGTGCATGACCACGGCATCTATAAAGACGCCCAATGCTGCGTGCTGGATCGCCGTAGCGAACTGAGCGAGGCATTACGCCCGGCACTGGAAGTCTGGGCCCACGTGCAGTCCATGCCGGAGCCGGGGTTTGCCGTGATCGCCATGGGCAAACGCGACGTGGCTTACGACGCTGGGTTACCTAACCCTTTACGGCGTTATCGCGCCGGGGTCGTGCCTGCGCAGGGTGATGACGTCAGCGCTTGCAGCGTGACCGCAGTGATGGATCAGCATGCATTCATGACCGTCGCGCCGGGTTGCGAACTGAAGATTGGCGACATCATTTCGTTTGGCACCTCACACCCCTGCCTGACCTTTGATAAATGGCGTTCGGGCTGCCTGGTGGATGAAAACCTGCAGGTTATCGAAACCCTGCACACCTGTTTCTAG
- a CDS encoding RidA family protein codes for MSITRYGTGNTAGGGQPRPFARAVEADGWLYVSGQVPAQNGEIINGGIVEQTHQTMKNLIAILTEAGYGLEDVVRTGVWLEDPRDFWSFNKVFSEYFASEHAPARACVQANMMVDCKVEIDCVAYKKPTA; via the coding sequence ATGAGCATTACTCGTTATGGCACCGGCAACACTGCCGGCGGTGGCCAGCCCCGTCCTTTCGCCCGTGCAGTTGAAGCCGATGGCTGGCTGTACGTGTCCGGCCAAGTGCCTGCGCAAAACGGCGAGATCATCAATGGAGGGATCGTTGAACAGACCCATCAGACCATGAAGAACCTGATTGCCATTCTCACCGAAGCCGGCTATGGCCTGGAAGACGTGGTACGTACCGGCGTCTGGCTCGAAGACCCACGGGATTTCTGGAGTTTCAACAAAGTGTTCTCGGAGTATTTCGCCAGCGAACACGCGCCAGCCCGCGCCTGTGTCCAGGCCAACATGATGGTGGATTGCAAAGTCGAAATTGACTGCGTGGCGTACAAGAAGCCAACGGCCTGA
- a CDS encoding amino acid ABC transporter permease has protein sequence MYEAHSWLQELWIAREALLAGFLTTIQCSVIAIICGTVIGLFAGLVLTYGKLWSRLPFRLYVDLIRGTPVFVLVLACFYMAPALGWQVSAFQAGALGLTLFCGSHVAEIVRGALQAIPRGQLEAGKAIGLTFKQSLAYVLLPQALRQILPTWVNSSTEIVKASTLLSVIGVAELLLSTQQVIARTFMTLEFYLFAGFLFFIINYAIELLGRQIEKRVALP, from the coding sequence ATGTACGAAGCTCATAGCTGGCTGCAAGAACTGTGGATCGCCCGGGAAGCGTTATTGGCGGGTTTTTTGACCACCATTCAATGTTCGGTCATTGCGATTATCTGCGGCACGGTGATCGGCCTGTTTGCCGGGTTGGTGCTGACCTACGGCAAGCTCTGGAGTCGCCTGCCGTTTCGGCTCTATGTCGATCTGATTCGCGGCACTCCGGTGTTTGTGCTGGTGTTGGCCTGCTTTTATATGGCCCCGGCGTTGGGCTGGCAGGTCAGCGCATTTCAAGCCGGTGCGCTGGGACTGACGTTATTTTGTGGTTCCCACGTCGCGGAAATCGTGCGCGGCGCCTTGCAAGCGATTCCTCGCGGGCAACTTGAAGCGGGCAAGGCCATTGGCCTGACCTTTAAGCAGTCACTGGCTTATGTGTTGCTGCCTCAGGCGCTTCGGCAGATTTTGCCGACGTGGGTGAATTCCTCCACCGAGATCGTCAAGGCCTCGACCCTGTTGTCGGTGATTGGTGTTGCTGAACTGCTCCTCAGCACCCAACAGGTCATCGCCCGAACGTTCATGACGCTGGAGTTTTACCTGTTCGCCGGATTTCTTTTTTTCATCATCAACTACGCCATCGAGCTTCTTGGACGGCAAATTGAAAAACGGGTGGCCTTGCCATGA